A portion of the bacterium genome contains these proteins:
- a CDS encoding bifunctional alpha,alpha-trehalose-phosphate synthase (UDP-forming)/trehalose-phosphatase — MAIEQTRLQRLDDILNGRELVIVSNREPYTHRTGPGGPIVERPVGGLVAALDPVMQVTSGTWIAWGDGDADFDVTDAHARIRVPDDHPRYTLKRIALSRQEVDGYYYGYANQVLWPLCHTVLDQIRIRARYWDTYQAVNQRFAKAVAAEAPGGAIVWLHDYHLATCPRVLRRLRPDLFLMQFWHVPWPAWDVFRVCPDRVELLDGLLANDLLTFQHERHAEHFLECAQRDLGARIIGRTVEYAGRRTRVEAFPISVDVPALDEVARSSQTDRWVDGLSRLLGLDGRRAILSVDRLDYTKGVLKRLRAIDQLLTRHPEYRSRVVFIQKMAASRGQIKVYRDLRVKVEERIERLNAAYGTGDWLPVIALPDPLPPAGMAALYRLADVCVVSAVQDGMNLVAKEFVACQVSEPGALLLSEFTGAHDELMGAVSINPYDAGGCAAAIARALEMPAEERRQRMDHLRGHLIAHDVYHWMGKHLEAAARLIDAGRLVRPKAETVTAVGRAAASNGRPLALFLDFDGTLVPFDEDPTRVRLLESTRATLTRLAARPHALVSIVSGRSVEDLRDRIGLDNIVYAGNYGLEISGRGRSWVQPEAERARAALEACGRRLERRLRVIPGAWLQDKGLTLTVHYRHTPNAFIERVRDAVFEESGQAPAGHIAVHLGTYAFELRPDVSWNKGSAVRRILTETFGDVWSTQVHPIFIGDDLADEDVFVALAEPAVTVKVGHQPPQTAARYRVAGVDDVHRLLSVLEMAPGVGNGNGNGRRNGIADLREDVSRGARPFDARFAKASN; from the coding sequence ATGGCGATCGAACAAACGCGCCTGCAGCGGCTGGATGACATTCTGAACGGCCGCGAACTGGTGATCGTCAGCAACCGCGAGCCGTACACGCATCGGACCGGGCCGGGCGGACCCATCGTGGAGCGGCCGGTCGGTGGCCTCGTGGCTGCGTTGGATCCGGTCATGCAGGTGACGTCGGGGACGTGGATCGCGTGGGGAGACGGGGACGCCGATTTTGACGTCACCGACGCGCACGCCCGCATTCGAGTTCCGGACGATCATCCCCGGTACACGCTCAAACGGATCGCGCTCTCGAGGCAGGAAGTCGACGGCTACTACTATGGCTATGCGAACCAGGTGCTGTGGCCGTTGTGCCACACGGTGCTCGATCAGATCCGCATCCGCGCCCGGTACTGGGACACATACCAGGCGGTCAACCAGCGCTTTGCGAAGGCCGTCGCCGCCGAGGCGCCCGGCGGCGCGATCGTGTGGCTGCACGATTATCATCTGGCGACGTGCCCGCGCGTGCTCCGGCGGCTTCGTCCGGACCTCTTCCTCATGCAGTTCTGGCACGTCCCGTGGCCGGCCTGGGACGTGTTTCGCGTCTGCCCGGATCGCGTGGAGCTGCTCGACGGCCTGCTGGCAAACGATCTGTTGACGTTCCAGCACGAACGTCACGCGGAGCACTTCCTGGAGTGCGCGCAGCGGGACCTCGGCGCCCGCATCATCGGACGGACTGTGGAGTACGCTGGGCGGCGCACGCGCGTTGAAGCGTTCCCGATCAGCGTGGACGTTCCCGCATTGGACGAGGTGGCCCGTTCGTCCCAGACCGACCGGTGGGTGGACGGCTTGAGCCGGCTCCTCGGCCTCGATGGACGGCGGGCGATCCTGAGCGTCGACCGGCTCGACTACACGAAAGGAGTGCTCAAGCGGCTGCGGGCGATCGATCAACTGTTGACGCGGCACCCCGAGTACCGGTCGCGCGTCGTGTTCATTCAAAAGATGGCCGCCAGCCGGGGACAGATCAAAGTGTACCGCGACCTGCGGGTCAAAGTCGAAGAGCGGATCGAGCGTCTCAACGCCGCGTACGGGACGGGCGACTGGCTTCCGGTCATTGCCCTGCCCGATCCACTCCCTCCGGCGGGCATGGCAGCGCTGTACCGGTTGGCGGATGTCTGTGTCGTCAGCGCGGTTCAGGACGGGATGAACCTTGTGGCCAAAGAGTTCGTCGCCTGTCAGGTGAGCGAGCCGGGGGCCCTGCTGCTCAGCGAGTTCACCGGTGCACACGACGAACTGATGGGCGCCGTGTCGATCAATCCGTACGATGCCGGAGGCTGCGCCGCGGCGATCGCCCGCGCGCTTGAGATGCCCGCGGAGGAACGGCGGCAGCGCATGGACCACCTCCGCGGTCACCTCATCGCGCACGACGTGTACCACTGGATGGGCAAACATCTGGAGGCGGCGGCTCGTCTGATCGACGCGGGCAGGTTGGTTCGGCCGAAGGCCGAGACCGTGACCGCGGTCGGGCGCGCGGCCGCATCCAACGGCCGCCCGCTCGCGCTGTTCCTGGACTTCGACGGCACGCTCGTGCCGTTTGACGAGGATCCTACACGCGTGCGTCTGCTCGAGAGCACGCGGGCGACGCTCACGCGGCTTGCGGCGCGTCCTCACGCGCTTGTGTCCATCGTCAGCGGGCGCTCGGTCGAGGATTTGCGCGACCGCATCGGCCTCGACAACATCGTGTACGCGGGGAACTACGGCCTCGAGATCTCGGGACGTGGGCGCTCATGGGTGCAGCCGGAGGCCGAGCGGGCCCGCGCGGCGCTCGAGGCGTGCGGCCGACGGTTGGAGCGTCGGCTGCGCGTGATTCCTGGCGCGTGGCTCCAGGACAAAGGGTTGACGCTCACCGTGCACTACCGCCACACGCCGAACGCGTTCATCGAACGAGTCCGCGATGCGGTGTTCGAGGAAAGCGGACAGGCACCCGCAGGACACATCGCTGTGCACCTCGGCACGTACGCGTTTGAGCTCCGACCGGACGTGTCGTGGAACAAAGGGTCCGCGGTGCGCAGGATATTGACCGAGACGTTTGGCGACGTGTGGTCAACTCAGGTCCATCCCATCTTCATTGGAGATGACCTGGCTGACGAGGATGTGTTTGTTGCCCTCGCGGAGCCCGCCGTCACCGTCAAAGTGGGGCACCAGCCTCCGCAGACGGCGGCGCGGTATCGCGTGGCCGGGGTCGACGACGTCCATCGGTTGCTCTCGGTGCTGGAGATGGCGCCTGGTGTGGGAAACGGAAACGGAAACGGGCGGCGGAACGGGATCGCAGATCTGCGCGAGGACGTCAGCCGCGGCGCGCGCCCCTTCGACGCTCGATTTGCTAAGGCCTCAAACTAA